The Lycium barbarum isolate Lr01 chromosome 12, ASM1917538v2, whole genome shotgun sequence genome includes a region encoding these proteins:
- the LOC132623947 gene encoding probable pectate lyase 16 has translation MAKSTNSLQLFSCLLICLISTIVASKSSHEHATKEVHDYLPSYYPQPHKNLLNVIDSCWRLNDDWSSNRKALADCAIGFGSSTIGGKNGDIYIVTDSSDDPVNPKPGTLRYGAIQSEPLWIIFKMDMALTLKNELMVNSYKTIDGRGAKIEISNGPCITLDYVTNVIIHGISIHDCKPGKKGMVQSSPEHVGERLGSDGDAISVFGSSNIWIDHCYLARATDGLLDVIHASTAVTISNNYFTEHDKVMLLGHNDEYTADRSMKVTVVFNHFGRELVQRMPRVRHGYAHVANNYYDQWLMYAIGGSANPTILSEGNYFIAPDKDSNKEVTKRETQEKGWKNWKWRSSKDVFLNGAYFLPSGYGGIAPKYTREQSFIVAQGSLTPSLTSDAGPLQCVVNEPC, from the exons ATGGCAAAATCAACTAATTCCCTCCAACTATTTTCATGTCTTCTAATATGTTTAATTTCCACCATAGTAGCCAGTAAATCAAGCCACGAACATGCAACTAAAGAAGTACATGATTATCTTCCAAGTTATTATCCTCAACCTCACAAAAACCTCCTCAATGTCATTGATTCATGTTGGAGATTGAACGATGATTGGTCATCCAATCGGAAGGCTTTAGCAGATTGCGCAATAGGCTTCGGAAGTAGTACAATAGGAGGTAAAAATGGTGATATTTATATAGTCACTGACTCCTCTGATGACCCCGTAAATCCTAAACCAGGCACACTTAGATATGGTGCAATTCAATCCGAGCCACTTTGGATCATTTTCAAAATGGACATGGCACTTACACTTAAAAATGAGCTTATGGTGAATAGTTACAAGACTATAGATGGCAGAGGTGCAAAAATTGAGATTTCTAATGGTCCATGCATCACGTTGGACTATGTAACAAATGTTATTATCCATGGGATTAGTATCCATGATTGTAAGCCTGGTAAAAAGGGCATGGTTCAGAGTAGTCCTGAACATGTTGGTGAAAGATTAGGCTCTGATGGCGATGCCATAAGTGTGTTTGGTTCGTCGAATATTTGGATTGATCATTGCTATCTTGCTCGTGCAACAGATGGCCTACTCGATGTTATTCATGCTTCCACTGCAGTTACCATCTCCAACAATTACTTCACTGAGCACGACAAA GTTATGTTATTGGGTCACAATGATGAATATACTGCAGACAGAAGTATGAAAGTCACGGTAGTTTTCAACCATTTTGGCCGTGAACTAGTTCAAAGAATGCCAAG GGTTAGGCATGGGTATGCTCATGTGGCCaataattattatgatcaatggtTAATGTATGCCATTGGTGGGAGTGCAAATCCAACAATACTCAGTGAAGGAAATTACTTCATTGCTCCTGACAAAGATTCCAACAAAGAG GTCACCAAGAGGGAGACTCAAGAAAAAGGATGGAAGAATTGGAAATGGAGGTCTTCCAAGGATGTGTTTTTGAATGGAGCTTATTTTCTTCCATCTGGATATGGAGGTATTGCTCCAAAGTACACGAGAGAACAATCGTTTATTGTTGCTCAAGGATCGTTAACTCCCTCTTTAACTTCCGACGCTGGTCCTCTTCAATGTGTTGTCAATGAACCTTGCTAA
- the LOC132623948 gene encoding LEAF RUST 10 DISEASE-RESISTANCE LOCUS RECEPTOR-LIKE PROTEIN KINASE-like 2.7 isoform X1 has translation MAISLTINCISTLSIFTIFLTLQFLSIIEAQSRICRTSCGDLPIQYPFGIDDGCGSPYYRHILVCTAGQLQLRTPSGRYPVRNLSYTDPHILVTDPLMWNCLDGDHFRPTRPFSLDTSTHFTLSSENDYLFFNCSESDVLVEPKPMFCERFPDQCDSTCDSSSYLCRHMPECPSALRSSSCCSYYPKATESLRLMLKHCASYTSVYWRNLGSTPAFDQAPEYGIRVDFDIPVTTRCLQCQDTAKGGGTCGFDAETQDFLCLCDKGNSTTNCNDRTGSHRRVVVAGTATAVSVAGAFGIGAGVWYLKKLRAKAPVTHGVQTNENRLF, from the exons ATGGCCATTTCACTAACAATCAATTGCATATCAACTTTGTCCATCTTTACTATTTTCCTTACACTTCAATTTCTGAGCATAATAGAAGCTCAATCAAGAATATGCAGAACTTCTTGTGGTGATCTACCAATTCAGTACCCTTTTGGCATTGATGATGGCTGTGGAAGTCCATATTATAGGCATATTCTTGTATGTACTGCTGGTCAGCTTCAACTTAGAACTCCTTCTGGTAGATACCCTGTTAGAAATTTAAGTTATACGGATCCTCATATTCTTGTGACCGACCCCTTAATGTGGAATTGCCTAGATGGTGACCATTTTAGACCAACCAGGCCGTTTAGTCTAGATACTAGCACACATTTCACTTTATCCTCTGAAAATGACTACTTGTTCTTCAATTGTAGTGAAAGTGATGTGTTAGTTGAGCCAAAACCAATGTTCTGCGAGCGTTTCCCTGATCAGTGTGATTCAACCTGTGATAGTTCGAGTTATCTTTGTAGGCATATGCCCGAATGTCCTTCTGCTTTGAGGAGTAGCTCGTGTTgttcttactatcccaaagcTACTGAATCTTTGAGGCTCATGTTGAAGCATTGTGCAAGCTATACTAGTGTGTATTGGAGGAATCTTGGTTCAACCCCCGCGTTTGATCAGGCTCCCGAGTATGGGATTAGAGTTGATTTTGATATTCCGGTCACTACGCGATGCTTGCAGTGTCAAGATACTGCTAAGGGAGGGGGAACTTGTGGATTTGATGCAGAAACACAGGATTTCTTGTGCCTGTGTGACAAAGGGAACAGTACCACCAACTGTAATG ATCGTACGGGCTCTCACAGAAGAGTTGTTGTTGCAG GGACAGCAACAGCAGTTTCAGTAGCAGGGGCATTTGGAATAGGAGCCGGTGTATGGTACTTGAAGAAACTGAGAGCAAAAGCGCCAGTAACTCATGGAGTTCAAACAAATGAGAATAGACTCTTCTAA
- the LOC132623948 gene encoding uncharacterized protein LOC132623948 isoform X2: protein MAISLTINCISTLSIFTIFLTLQFLSIIEAQSRICRTSCGDLPIQYPFGIDDGCGSPYYRHILVCTAGQLQLRTPSGRYPVRNLSYTDPHILVTDPLMWNCLDGDHFRPTRPFSLDTSTHFTLSSENDYLFFNCSESDVLVEPKPMFCERFPDQCDSTCDSSSYLCRHMPECPSALRSSSCCSYYPKATESLRLMLKHCASYTSVYWRNLGSTPAFDQAPEYGIRVDFDIPVTTRCLQCQDTAKGGGTCGFDAETQDFLCLCDKGNSTTNCNDRTGSHRRVVVAVLQGQQQQFQ from the exons ATGGCCATTTCACTAACAATCAATTGCATATCAACTTTGTCCATCTTTACTATTTTCCTTACACTTCAATTTCTGAGCATAATAGAAGCTCAATCAAGAATATGCAGAACTTCTTGTGGTGATCTACCAATTCAGTACCCTTTTGGCATTGATGATGGCTGTGGAAGTCCATATTATAGGCATATTCTTGTATGTACTGCTGGTCAGCTTCAACTTAGAACTCCTTCTGGTAGATACCCTGTTAGAAATTTAAGTTATACGGATCCTCATATTCTTGTGACCGACCCCTTAATGTGGAATTGCCTAGATGGTGACCATTTTAGACCAACCAGGCCGTTTAGTCTAGATACTAGCACACATTTCACTTTATCCTCTGAAAATGACTACTTGTTCTTCAATTGTAGTGAAAGTGATGTGTTAGTTGAGCCAAAACCAATGTTCTGCGAGCGTTTCCCTGATCAGTGTGATTCAACCTGTGATAGTTCGAGTTATCTTTGTAGGCATATGCCCGAATGTCCTTCTGCTTTGAGGAGTAGCTCGTGTTgttcttactatcccaaagcTACTGAATCTTTGAGGCTCATGTTGAAGCATTGTGCAAGCTATACTAGTGTGTATTGGAGGAATCTTGGTTCAACCCCCGCGTTTGATCAGGCTCCCGAGTATGGGATTAGAGTTGATTTTGATATTCCGGTCACTACGCGATGCTTGCAGTGTCAAGATACTGCTAAGGGAGGGGGAACTTGTGGATTTGATGCAGAAACACAGGATTTCTTGTGCCTGTGTGACAAAGGGAACAGTACCACCAACTGTAATG ATCGTACGGGCTCTCACAGAAGAGTTGTTGTTGCAG TACTGCAGGGACAGCAACAGCAGTTTCAGTAG